Proteins encoded in a region of the Zea mays cultivar B73 chromosome 4, Zm-B73-REFERENCE-NAM-5.0, whole genome shotgun sequence genome:
- the LOC100272237 gene encoding Probable metal-nicotianamine transporter YSL14: MAPHTTAGGGGGAEDEVSEAAAASPALRHRHAGKGEGLGGNGGAGADGQASVERVFADKAVPSWREQLTLRAFVVSALLAVMFSVIVMKLNLTTGIIPSLNVSAGLLGFFFVRMWTAAAERMGFLRQPFTRQENTVIQTCVVSAYGIAFSGGFGSYLFGMSDKIAKQATEAKDANNIKDPHLGWMIGFLFLVSFIGLFALVPLRKIMIVDYKLTYPSGTATAYLINGFHTPEGAKLAKKQVKTLGKYFVFSFFWGFFQWFYTAGDECGFKNFPTLGLEAYNNRFFFDFSPTYVGVGMICPYIVNVSVLLGGILSWGLMWPLIAKKKGSWYPANLEDSSLHGLQAYRVFISIALILGDGLYNFIKVLIRTIAGFISMVQQNSKSMLPVSDNGSSMSSMEAVSFDDERRIENFLKDQIPKSVAYGGYVAVAAISIGTLPQIFPQLKWYYILVAYVVAPVLAFCNAYGSGLTDWSLASTYGKLAIFVFGAWAGLSHGGVLVGLAACGVMMSIVSTASDLMQDFKTGYLTLASPRSMFISQVIGTGMGCVIGPCIFWLFYKAFGDIGESGTEYPAPYAIVYRNMAILGVDGFGSLPKNCLTLCYIFFAAAITINLVRDLTPYKVSRFIPLPMAMAIPFYIGSYFAIDMFLGSAILFVWERLNKAKADAFGPAVASGLICGDGIWTLPQSILALAKVQPPICMKFLSRSTNAKVDSFLGLS; this comes from the exons ATGGCGCCGCACACCACCGCTGGAGGCGGGGGCGGAGCCGAGGATGAGGTGTCCGAGGCGGCGGCTGCATCCCCCGCCCTGCGGCACCGCCACGCGGGCAAGGGCGAGGGGCTGGGCGGCAATGGCGGCGCTGGGGCCGACGGCCAGGCGTCCGTGGAGCGGGTGTTCGCGGACAAGGCGGTGCCGTCGTGGCGGGAGCAGCTCACGCTGCGGGCATTCGTCGTCAGCGCGCTGCTGGCCGTCATGTTCAGCGTCATAGTCATGAAGCTCAACCTCACCACGGGGATCATCCCCTCCCTCAATGTCTCCGCGGGGCTGCTCGGCTTCTTCTTCGTCCGCATGTggaccgccgccgccgagaggaTGGGCTTCCTCCGCCAGCCCTTCACCAGGCAGGAGAACACCGTCATCCAGACCTGCGTTGTCTCTGCCTACGGCATCGCCTTCAGCG GTGGCTTTGGCAGTTATCTATTTGGAATGAGTGACAAAATAGCTAAACAAGCAACAGAGGCTAAAGATGCTAATAACATAAAGGATCCTCACCTTGGATGGATGATAGGGTTCCTATTCCTTGTCAGTTTTATTGGTCTCTTTGCACTTGTACCCCTAAGAAAG ATTATGATTGTTGACTACAAGTTGACCTATCCAAGTGGCACAGCCACTGCATATCTCATCAACGGTTTTCACACACCTGAGGGAGCCAAGCTTGCAAA GAAGCAAGTAAAGACGTTGGGCAAGTACTTTGTGTTTAGCTTTTTCTGGGGCTTTTTTCAGTGGTTCTACACTGCAGGGGATGAGTGTGGATTCAAAAATTTTCCAACATTGGGCCTTGAAGCTTATAACAATAG GTTCTTCTTTGACTTCTCTCCTACATACGTTGGAGTTGGCATGATCTGCCCATACATCGTGAATGTGTCTGTTCTGCTGGGTGGTATCCTCTCATGGGGTTTAATGTGGCCTCTCATTGCCAAGAAGAAGGGGAGTTGGTACCCAGCTAACCTGGAAGACTCAAGTTTACATGGGTTGCAGGCTTACAGG GTTTTCATTTCCATCGCTTTGATCCTTGGGGACGGTTTATACAACTTCATTAAGGTGCTGATCCGCACAATTGCGGGTTTCATATCAATGGTGCAGCAAAATTCAAAAAGCATGCTTCCTGTTTCGGACAATGGCAGTTCCATGTCCAGTATGGAGGCTGTATCCTTTGACGATGAACGTCGCATTGAGAATTTTCTGAAAGATCAGATTCCCAAGTCAGTTGCATACGGGGGCTATGTTGCAGTTGCTGCTATATCTATTGGCACCCTTCCTCAGATCTTCCCGCAGCTCAAGTGGTACTACATTTTAGTAGCCTACGTCGTGGCACCTGTGCTGGCCTTCTGCAATGCTTATGGAAGTGGCCTCACTGACTGGTCTCTCGCCTCCACCTACGGCAAGCTCGCTATCTTCGTGTTCGGTGCATGGGCTGGCCTCTCACACGGTGGCGTGCTCGTTGGGCTCGCAGCTTGTGGTGTCATGATGAGCATCGTGTCGACCGCCTCAGACCTGATGCAAGACTTCAAGACCGGGTACCTGACGCTGGCGTCACCGAGGTCTATGTTCATCAGCCAGGTGATTGGCACCGGAATGGGGTGTGTCATCGGGCCCTGCATCTTCTGGCTCTTCTACAAGGCGTTCGGTGACATTGGCGAGAGCGGCACCGAGTACCCGGCGCCCTATGCCATCGTGTACCGCAACATGGCCATCCTCGGCGTGGATGGCTTCGGCTCGCTCCCGAAAAACTGCCTCACCCTCTGCTACATTTTCTTTGCGGCAGCGATCACTATCAACCTTGTCAGGGACCTGACCCCCTACAAGGTGTCGAGGTTCATCCCGCTGCCAATGGCAATGGCGATTCCGTTCTACATCGGGTCCTACTTCGCCATTGACATGTTTCTGGGCAGCGCGATCCTCTTCGTGTGGGAGCGGCTGAACAAGGCGAAAGCGGACGCATTCGGACCTGCGGTCGCGTCGGGGCTGATCTGCGGAGACGGCATCTGGACCCTGCCGCAGTCCATTCTGGCCCTCGCCAAGGTGCAGCCCCCCATTTGCATGAAGTTTTTGTCCAGATCGACCAATGCCAAGGTGGACAGCTTCCTCGGCTTGTCATGA